One Pseudomonas sp. HOU2 genomic window carries:
- the rdgB gene encoding RdgB/HAM1 family non-canonical purine NTP pyrophosphatase codes for MMNLKQLVLASHNAGKLKELQAMLGDSVQLRSIGEWSKVEPEETGLSFVENAILKARNAARISGLPALADDSGLAVDFLGGAPGIYSARYADGKGDAANNAKLLDALKDVPEAERGAQFVCVLALVRHADDPLPILCEGLWHGRILTAASGEHGFGYDPLFWVPERDVSSAELSPADKNQISHRARAMDLLRQRLGLK; via the coding sequence ATGATGAACCTCAAGCAGCTCGTACTGGCCAGCCATAACGCCGGCAAACTCAAAGAACTCCAGGCCATGCTCGGCGATTCGGTGCAACTGCGCTCGATCGGCGAATGGAGCAAGGTCGAACCGGAGGAAACCGGTCTGTCGTTCGTCGAGAACGCGATCCTCAAGGCGCGCAATGCCGCGCGCATCTCCGGTCTGCCGGCGCTGGCCGACGATTCCGGTCTAGCGGTGGACTTCCTCGGCGGTGCGCCGGGCATCTACTCGGCGCGTTATGCCGATGGCAAGGGCGATGCGGCGAACAACGCCAAACTGCTCGACGCCCTCAAAGACGTGCCTGAAGCCGAGCGCGGCGCGCAGTTCGTCTGCGTGCTGGCACTGGTGCGGCATGCCGATGATCCGCTGCCGATTCTCTGCGAAGGCCTGTGGCACGGGCGCATCCTGACCGCCGCCAGTGGCGAGCACGGTTTCGGCTACGACCCGCTGTTCTGGGTGCCGGAGCGTGACGTGTCCAGCGCCGAACTGAGCCCGGCCGACAAGAACCAGATCAGCCACCGCGCCCGTGCAATGGATCTGCTGCGCCAGCGTCTGGGCCTGAAATGA
- the hemW gene encoding radical SAM family heme chaperone HemW, protein MTDSHPASSLIIGGAASSPRAPLPTLPPLALYIHIPWCVRKCPYCDFNSHTASPVLPEEEYVDALLADLDQDLHAVYGREISSIFFGGGTPSLFSAQALGRLLKGVEQRIPFAHDIEITLEANPGTFEQEKFVAYRKLGINRLSIGIQSFQQQKLEALGRIHNGDEAVRAAGMARQAGFDNFNLDLMHGLPDQSLDDALSDLRQAIELKPTHISWYQLTLEPNTVFWNQPPVLPEDDTLWDIQEAGQALLAAHGYAQYEVSAYAQPGRPARHNLNYWSFGDFIGIGAGAHGKLSHPDGRIVRTWKTRLPKDYLNPAKSFQAGEKALTNDEMPFEFLMNALRLTAGVESRLYPERTGLPLESLAEHRREAEQSGLMQVEPSRLAATERGQLFLNDLLQKFLS, encoded by the coding sequence ATGACCGACAGCCACCCCGCGTCGTCGCTGATCATCGGCGGCGCCGCCTCTTCGCCTCGGGCGCCGCTGCCAACGCTGCCGCCCCTGGCGCTGTACATCCACATTCCGTGGTGTGTGCGCAAATGCCCGTATTGCGATTTCAACTCGCACACTGCCAGCCCGGTGCTGCCAGAAGAGGAATACGTCGACGCGTTGCTGGCTGACCTCGATCAGGATCTCCACGCGGTGTATGGCCGTGAAATCAGTTCGATCTTCTTCGGCGGCGGTACGCCGAGCCTGTTCAGCGCGCAAGCCCTCGGGCGCTTGCTCAAAGGCGTCGAGCAACGCATCCCGTTTGCGCACGACATCGAGATCACCCTGGAAGCCAACCCCGGCACCTTCGAGCAAGAGAAGTTCGTCGCGTATCGCAAGCTGGGGATCAATCGCCTGTCGATCGGCATCCAGAGCTTCCAGCAGCAGAAACTCGAAGCCCTCGGGCGTATCCATAACGGCGACGAAGCGGTGCGCGCGGCGGGAATGGCGCGTCAGGCCGGGTTCGATAACTTCAACCTAGACCTGATGCACGGCCTGCCCGATCAGTCGCTGGACGATGCCTTGAGCGATCTGCGCCAGGCGATTGAGCTGAAACCGACGCACATCTCCTGGTATCAGCTGACGCTGGAACCGAACACGGTGTTCTGGAACCAGCCGCCGGTGCTGCCGGAAGACGATACGCTGTGGGACATTCAGGAAGCCGGGCAAGCGCTGCTGGCCGCGCACGGTTACGCGCAATACGAAGTCTCGGCCTATGCCCAGCCCGGGCGGCCGGCGCGGCACAACCTCAATTACTGGAGTTTCGGCGACTTCATCGGCATCGGTGCTGGCGCCCACGGCAAGCTCAGTCATCCGGACGGGCGCATCGTCCGCACCTGGAAGACACGCCTGCCGAAGGACTATCTCAACCCAGCCAAGAGTTTCCAGGCCGGCGAGAAAGCCCTGACCAACGACGAGATGCCGTTCGAGTTCCTGATGAACGCTTTGCGTCTGACGGCAGGCGTGGAATCCCGCCTGTATCCCGAGCGCACCGGCCTGCCGCTGGAAAGTCTCGCCGAACACCGCCGCGAGGCCGAACAAAGCGGCCTGATGCAGGTCGAACCGTCACGTCTGGCGGCCACCGAGCGCGGACAACTGTTTCTCAACGACTTGCTGCAGAAATTTCTGAGCTGA
- a CDS encoding DUF3392 domain-containing protein — translation MDLILDLLATVSRWSRSNLSEIALALVGCLLVLFGADFKGWVEQRLGSIAGALRVPLMALLCVIGSGAALIYATPWVVKGLSQFNNYSLAPVLLVVLVLIGVVADRR, via the coding sequence ATGGATTTGATACTCGATCTGCTCGCCACCGTGTCCCGCTGGAGCCGCAGCAACCTCTCGGAAATCGCCCTGGCCCTGGTGGGCTGCCTGTTGGTGCTGTTCGGCGCCGACTTCAAAGGCTGGGTCGAACAACGCCTGGGCAGCATCGCCGGCGCCCTGCGCGTACCGTTGATGGCCCTGCTGTGCGTGATCGGCAGCGGCGCCGCGCTGATCTATGCAACACCGTGGGTGGTCAAGGGCCTGAGCCAGTTCAACAACTACAGCCTGGCGCCGGTGTTGTTGGTGGTGCTCGTCCTTATCGGCGTCGTCGCTGACCGCCGCTGA
- the trmB gene encoding tRNA (guanosine(46)-N7)-methyltransferase TrmB encodes MTESNDTPLQTEEGDERQHRRIKSFVMRAGRMTEGQQRGLDQGAPLFVLPLADAPVDYDQVFGRSAPRSLEIGFGMGHSLLEMAAAAPDQDFIGVEVHRPGVGALLNGVLTQGLTNLRVYDCDAIEVLNRCIADNSLDRLMLFFPDPWHKSRHHKRRIVQASFAELVRSKLKVGGILHMATDWEPYAEYMLEVMNVAPGYRNLAEDGKCVPRPAERPITKFERRGERLGHGVWDLKFEKLS; translated from the coding sequence ATGACTGAATCGAACGACACGCCTCTCCAGACGGAAGAGGGCGACGAGCGCCAACACCGCCGCATCAAGAGTTTCGTGATGCGCGCCGGGCGCATGACCGAAGGCCAGCAACGCGGTCTGGATCAGGGCGCGCCGCTGTTCGTGCTGCCGCTGGCCGACGCGCCGGTGGATTACGATCAGGTGTTCGGCCGTTCGGCACCGCGTTCGCTGGAGATCGGTTTCGGCATGGGCCACTCGCTGCTGGAAATGGCTGCGGCGGCACCGGATCAGGACTTCATCGGTGTAGAAGTGCACCGTCCGGGTGTTGGCGCGCTGCTCAATGGCGTGCTGACTCAGGGCCTGACCAACCTGCGGGTCTACGATTGCGATGCGATCGAAGTGCTCAACCGCTGCATCGCCGACAACAGCCTCGATCGCCTGATGCTGTTCTTCCCGGATCCATGGCACAAGAGCCGTCACCACAAGCGTCGCATCGTTCAGGCGTCCTTCGCCGAGCTGGTGCGCAGCAAGCTGAAGGTTGGCGGCATCCTGCACATGGCCACCGACTGGGAACCGTACGCCGAGTACATGCTGGAAGTGATGAACGTCGCTCCGGGCTACCGCAACCTCGCCGAAGACGGCAAATGCGTACCGCGCCCGGCCGAACGGCCGATTACCAAGTTCGAACGCCGCGGCGAACGTCTGGGGCATGGCGTGTGGGATCTGAAGTTCGAAAAACTGTCCTGA
- a CDS encoding thiazole synthase, producing the protein MSIVRSDKPFVLAGRTYQSRLLVGTGKYRDMEETRQAIEASGAEIVTFAVRRTNLGQIEGEPNLLEVLSPDRYTFLPNTAGCYDAIEAVRTCRLARELLDGHNLVKLEVLADQKTLFPNVIETLKAAETLVKEGFDVMVYTSDDPIIARQLAEIGCIAVMPLAGLIGSGLGICNPYNLQIILEEAKIPVLVDAGVGTASDATIAMELGCDAVLMNSAIAHAQQPVMMAQAMQHAIVAGRLAYLAGRMPKKLYASASSPLDGLIK; encoded by the coding sequence ATGAGCATCGTTCGCAGCGACAAGCCTTTTGTTCTGGCCGGTCGTACTTACCAGTCGCGTTTGCTGGTTGGTACCGGCAAGTACCGTGACATGGAAGAAACCCGCCAGGCCATCGAAGCCTCGGGTGCCGAGATCGTCACCTTCGCCGTGCGCCGTACCAACCTCGGACAGATCGAAGGCGAGCCGAACCTGCTCGAAGTGCTGTCGCCGGATCGCTACACCTTCCTGCCGAACACCGCCGGTTGCTACGACGCTATCGAGGCCGTGCGCACTTGCCGCCTGGCGCGTGAGCTGCTCGATGGTCACAACCTGGTGAAGCTGGAAGTGCTGGCCGACCAGAAAACCCTGTTCCCCAACGTGATCGAAACCCTCAAGGCCGCCGAAACGCTGGTCAAGGAAGGCTTCGACGTGATGGTTTACACCAGTGATGACCCGATCATCGCTCGCCAACTGGCGGAAATAGGCTGCATCGCGGTCATGCCGCTGGCCGGTCTGATCGGTTCCGGTCTGGGGATCTGCAACCCGTACAACCTGCAGATCATCCTCGAAGAAGCGAAAATTCCGGTGCTGGTGGATGCCGGTGTCGGCACCGCCTCCGACGCCACTATCGCCATGGAACTGGGCTGTGACGCGGTGCTGATGAACTCGGCCATCGCCCACGCCCAGCAACCGGTGATGATGGCCCAAGCCATGCAACACGCGATCGTCGCGGGCCGTCTGGCCTATCTCGCCGGTCGCATGCCGAAAAAACTCTATGCCAGCGCCTCTTCGCCGCTGGATGGTCTGATCAAGTAA
- the thiS gene encoding sulfur carrier protein ThiS: MRIQLNGESFELPDGETVAALITRLDLTSRRVAVELNLDIVPRSQHADTVLNDGDNVEVVHAIGGG, encoded by the coding sequence ATGCGCATTCAGTTGAACGGCGAATCCTTTGAACTGCCCGACGGTGAAACCGTTGCGGCCCTGATCACTCGACTGGACCTGACCAGTCGCCGGGTGGCAGTCGAACTCAATCTGGATATCGTCCCGCGCAGCCAGCATGCCGACACCGTGCTCAACGACGGCGACAACGTCGAAGTGGTGCACGCCATCGGCGGCGGCTGA
- a CDS encoding DUF423 domain-containing protein yields the protein MLRGFLMLAAFFGFTGVALGAFAAHGLKNRLTPEYLAIFHTGVTYQLVHTLALFGVALLATQIQGRLVTWAGISFTVGILLFSGSLYVLTTTGISKLGIITPFGGLAFLVGWLCLGLAAWRLQ from the coding sequence ATGCTGCGTGGCTTTCTGATGCTGGCCGCTTTCTTTGGTTTTACCGGTGTCGCCCTCGGCGCATTCGCCGCCCATGGCCTGAAAAATCGCCTCACGCCTGAGTATCTGGCGATCTTCCACACCGGCGTGACCTATCAACTGGTGCACACCCTGGCGTTGTTCGGTGTGGCGCTGCTCGCCACGCAGATTCAGGGGCGGCTGGTGACCTGGGCGGGTATTTCGTTCACTGTCGGCATTCTGCTGTTCTCCGGGAGCCTGTATGTGCTGACCACCACCGGCATCAGCAAGCTCGGCATCATCACTCCGTTCGGCGGTCTGGCGTTTCTGGTTGGCTGGCTGTGTCTTGGACTTGCCGCCTGGCGCCTGCAGTAA
- the mtgA gene encoding monofunctional biosynthetic peptidoglycan transglycosylase, whose protein sequence is MLRSLLRRLTKALLWFAGGSVLLVLLFRFVPPPGTALMVERKVESWIDGEPIDLQRTWKPWDEISDDLKVAVMAGEDQKFPEHWGFDFGAIQAALAHNELGGSIRGASTLSQQVSKNLFLWSGRSYLRKGLEAWFTALIEVLWPKQRILEVYLNSVEWDDGVFGAEAAARHHFGVSAKSLSRQQASYLAAVLPNPRVWSASHPTAYVSRRAGWIRQQMNQLGGTSYLLGLDDSRRAPWAQ, encoded by the coding sequence ATGCTGCGTTCACTTTTGCGTCGTCTCACGAAGGCCCTACTCTGGTTCGCGGGCGGCAGTGTATTGCTGGTGTTGCTGTTTCGCTTCGTGCCGCCGCCGGGCACGGCGCTGATGGTCGAGCGCAAGGTCGAATCCTGGATCGACGGCGAGCCGATTGACCTGCAGCGCACCTGGAAACCGTGGGACGAAATCTCCGACGATCTCAAGGTCGCGGTCATGGCCGGTGAAGACCAGAAGTTTCCCGAGCACTGGGGCTTTGACTTCGGCGCGATTCAGGCTGCGCTGGCCCACAACGAACTCGGCGGCTCGATTCGCGGTGCCAGTACCTTGAGTCAGCAAGTCTCCAAGAACCTGTTTCTGTGGTCCGGTCGCAGTTATCTGCGCAAAGGCCTGGAAGCGTGGTTTACCGCACTGATCGAGGTGCTGTGGCCCAAGCAGCGGATTCTTGAGGTGTACCTGAACAGCGTCGAGTGGGATGACGGGGTGTTTGGTGCCGAAGCCGCAGCACGCCATCACTTTGGTGTGAGCGCGAAGTCACTGTCGCGGCAGCAGGCGAGTTATCTGGCGGCGGTGTTGCCTAACCCGCGAGTGTGGAGCGCCAGCCATCCGACAGCGTATGTATCGCGGCGGGCCGGGTGGATTCGGCAGCAAATGAATCAGTTGGGCGGGACCAGTTATTTGCTGGGGCTGGATGATTCGCGCCGGGCGCCTTGGGCGCAGTAG
- the rpoH gene encoding RNA polymerase sigma factor RpoH, with product MTNSLQPAYALVPGANLEAYVHTVNSIPLLTPEQERELAESLYYEQDLGAARQMVLAHLRFVVHIARSYSGYGLAQADLIQEGNVGLMKAVKRFNPEMGVRLVSFAVHWIKAEIHEFILRNWRIVKVATTKAQRKLFFNLRSQKKRLAWLNNEEVHRVAESLGVEPREVREMESRLTGHDMAFDPAAEADDDSAFQSPANYLEDHRYDPARQLEDADWSDNSNHNLHEALEVLDERSRDILYQRWLAEEKATLHDLAQKYNVSAERIRQLEKSAMNKLKLSIAA from the coding sequence ATGACCAATTCTTTGCAACCTGCGTACGCGTTGGTTCCGGGTGCGAACCTGGAAGCCTATGTGCACACCGTCAACAGCATTCCATTGCTGACGCCGGAGCAGGAGCGTGAACTGGCCGAGAGTCTCTACTATGAGCAGGATCTGGGGGCGGCTCGGCAGATGGTGCTCGCCCACCTGCGATTTGTCGTACACATCGCCCGTAGCTATTCCGGCTATGGTCTGGCTCAGGCTGACCTGATCCAGGAAGGTAACGTCGGCTTGATGAAGGCGGTAAAACGCTTCAACCCGGAAATGGGTGTGCGTCTGGTCTCGTTCGCCGTGCACTGGATCAAGGCGGAAATTCACGAGTTCATCCTGCGCAACTGGCGCATTGTGAAAGTCGCGACCACCAAGGCCCAGCGCAAGCTGTTCTTCAACCTGCGCAGCCAGAAGAAACGTCTGGCGTGGCTGAACAACGAGGAAGTCCACCGTGTGGCGGAAAGCCTCGGCGTCGAACCGCGTGAAGTGCGCGAGATGGAAAGTCGCCTGACCGGCCATGACATGGCCTTCGACCCGGCTGCTGAAGCCGATGACGACAGTGCTTTCCAGTCGCCGGCCAACTACCTGGAAGACCACCGGTACGACCCGGCGCGTCAACTGGAAGATGCCGACTGGAGCGACAACTCCAACCACAACCTGCACGAAGCGCTGGAAGTGCTGGACGAACGTAGTCGCGACATCCTCTATCAGCGCTGGCTGGCAGAAGAGAAAGCCACGCTGCACGACCTGGCGCAGAAGTACAACGTATCGGCCGAGCGGATCCGTCAGCTCGAGAAGAGCGCGATGAACAAGCTCAAGTTGTCGATCGCCGCCTAA
- the ftsX gene encoding permease-like cell division protein FtsX: protein MSATRSPKVSERVAPKAADPQPPKKKKHDDDDGPDFSTLLRSWIESHRASLLDSLRRLGKQPIGSFFTCMVMAVALSLPMGLSLLINNVERLGGSWQRAAQISLYLQLDATPAQGESLREQIKSMPGVADAEYVGRDQALEEFQQQSGLGEALRELPENPLPGVVLVTPNEVDKPTLEALRQKLSELPKVQQAQLDLVWVERLAAILKLGDRFVFGLTVLLVSALLLVIGNTIRLHIENRRTEIEVIKLVGGTDSYVRRPFLYMGALYGFGAGVLSWGVLAFGLNWLNDAVVGLAGLYGSDFALAGVPVADGLSLLLGAVLLGYIGAWIAVARHLRELAPK from the coding sequence ATGAGTGCAACACGCAGTCCGAAGGTTTCCGAGCGCGTGGCCCCGAAAGCCGCCGATCCGCAGCCGCCAAAGAAGAAAAAACACGACGATGACGACGGCCCGGACTTTTCCACGCTGCTGCGTTCGTGGATCGAAAGTCACCGCGCCAGCCTGCTCGACAGTCTGCGGCGCCTCGGCAAGCAGCCGATCGGCAGCTTTTTCACCTGCATGGTAATGGCCGTGGCACTGAGCCTGCCGATGGGCCTGTCGCTGCTGATCAACAACGTCGAGCGTCTCGGCGGTTCGTGGCAGCGTGCGGCGCAGATTTCGCTGTATCTGCAACTGGACGCCACGCCCGCGCAGGGCGAATCGTTGCGCGAGCAGATCAAAAGCATGCCCGGCGTTGCTGATGCCGAATATGTCGGCCGCGATCAGGCGCTGGAAGAGTTTCAGCAGCAGTCCGGTCTGGGCGAAGCCCTGCGCGAGCTGCCGGAGAACCCGCTGCCGGGCGTGGTGCTGGTGACCCCGAACGAGGTCGACAAGCCGACGCTGGAAGCATTAAGACAAAAACTTTCCGAGCTGCCCAAGGTACAACAGGCGCAACTTGATCTAGTCTGGGTCGAGCGTCTGGCCGCCATCCTCAAGCTCGGTGATCGTTTCGTCTTCGGTCTGACGGTGCTTTTGGTTTCCGCATTACTTTTGGTGATAGGCAATACCATTCGTCTTCATATTGAAAACCGCCGCACAGAGATAGAAGTGATTAAACTCGTCGGCGGCACTGACAGCTATGTGCGTCGTCCCTTTCTGTATATGGGCGCGCTGTATGGCTTCGGTGCGGGTGTCTTGTCCTGGGGTGTGCTGGCGTTCGGCCTGAACTGGCTTAATGACGCGGTGGTAGGGCTGGCCGGCTTGTACGGCAGTGATTTCGCGCTGGCCGGAGTGCCAGTTGCCGACGGTCTGTCGCTCTTGCTTGGCGCGGTGCTGTTGGGTTATATCGGTGCATGGATTGCAGTCGCACGTCATCTCAGGGAGCTGGCGCCGAAGTAG
- the ftsE gene encoding cell division ATP-binding protein FtsE, which produces MIRFEQVGKRYPNGHVGLHELSFRVRRGEFLFVTGHSGAGKSTLLRLLLAMERPTSGKLLLAGQDLSTISNAQIPFLRRQIGVVFQNHQLLFDRTVFNNVALPLQILGLSKAEIAKRVDSALERVALSDKTDLYPGDLSTGQQQRVGIARAIVHRPALLLADEPTGNLDPRLAAEIMGVFEDINRLGTSVLIASHDLALIARMRHRMLTLQRGRLIGDGEAGV; this is translated from the coding sequence ATGATTCGTTTCGAACAGGTCGGTAAACGCTACCCGAACGGTCACGTCGGCTTGCATGAGCTGAGCTTTCGAGTCCGTCGTGGCGAATTTCTGTTTGTCACCGGCCACTCCGGTGCCGGTAAGTCCACGCTGTTGCGCCTGTTGCTGGCGATGGAGCGTCCGACCAGCGGCAAACTGCTGCTGGCCGGGCAGGATCTGAGCACCATCAGCAATGCGCAGATTCCGTTCCTGCGTCGGCAGATCGGCGTGGTGTTCCAGAATCACCAGTTGCTGTTCGATCGCACGGTGTTCAACAACGTCGCGCTGCCGCTGCAGATTCTCGGGCTGTCCAAGGCCGAGATCGCCAAGCGCGTCGATTCGGCGCTGGAGCGCGTAGCGCTGTCGGATAAAACCGATCTGTACCCGGGCGACCTGTCCACCGGTCAGCAACAGCGCGTCGGCATCGCCCGCGCCATTGTCCACCGTCCGGCGCTGCTGTTGGCGGACGAACCGACCGGTAACCTCGACCCGCGTCTGGCGGCCGAGATCATGGGCGTATTCGAAGACATCAACCGGCTGGGCACCAGCGTGCTGATCGCCAGTCACGACCTGGCCCTGATTGCGCGCATGCGCCACCGCATGCTGACCCTGCAACGCGGCCGCTTGATCGGCGACGGGGAGGCCGGCGTATGA
- the ftsY gene encoding signal recognition particle-docking protein FtsY — protein MFGSNDDKKTPAAAGEKKSLFGWLRKKPQEPVVEQPPAIPEPAPTPAPAIEEEPAPIVLPIAEPVLQPVEPEPEPETPVAAELPLTPPAEPWLTLPVAEEPVALVEEAAPHVTPPIPAPAAFVPEVAPAPVVEPVVEPAPVVPEPVAPVFVAPVAPVVQQPEPAPAPAPAPAPAPAPVVAASVVPVDAVVETPVEAPRSEETKVGFFARLKQGLSKTSASIGEGMASLFLGRKTIDDDLLDELETRLLTADVGVEATTQIIQRLTQKVARKELADADALYKSLQAELAAMLKPVEQPLKITSQNKPFVILVVGVNGAGKTTTIGKLAKKLQLEGKKVMLAAGDTFRAAAVEQLQVWGERNKIPVIAQHTGADSASVIFDAVQAAKARGIDVLIADTAGRLHTKDNLMEELKKVRRVIGKLDADAPHEVLLVLDAGTGQNAINQAKQFNQTVELTGLALTKLDGTAKGGVIFALAKQFGLPIRYIGVGEGIDDLRTFEAEPFVQALFAERERS, from the coding sequence ATGTTTGGTTCCAACGACGACAAGAAGACCCCAGCTGCGGCTGGCGAGAAGAAAAGCCTGTTCGGATGGCTGCGTAAGAAACCGCAGGAACCCGTCGTCGAACAGCCGCCCGCGATTCCTGAACCGGCTCCGACGCCAGCGCCTGCCATAGAAGAAGAGCCGGCGCCGATTGTGCTGCCGATTGCCGAGCCGGTGCTGCAACCGGTCGAGCCCGAGCCAGAACCTGAAACTCCGGTGGCGGCCGAGCTGCCACTGACTCCGCCTGCCGAGCCATGGCTCACCCTGCCAGTGGCAGAGGAGCCGGTGGCCTTGGTCGAAGAGGCCGCGCCGCATGTGACACCGCCGATTCCGGCGCCTGCCGCGTTCGTCCCTGAAGTCGCTCCGGCGCCAGTGGTTGAGCCGGTTGTCGAGCCTGCGCCAGTTGTTCCCGAGCCAGTGGCCCCGGTGTTCGTTGCCCCTGTTGCGCCGGTCGTGCAGCAACCCGAGCCTGCACCTGCACCTGCACCTGCACCTGCACCTGCACCTGCACCGGTCGTCGCTGCTTCCGTCGTGCCGGTAGATGCAGTGGTTGAAACGCCAGTCGAAGCCCCGCGCAGCGAAGAAACCAAAGTCGGCTTCTTCGCCCGCCTCAAGCAAGGCCTGTCGAAAACCAGCGCCAGCATCGGCGAAGGCATGGCTAGCCTGTTTCTCGGCCGTAAAACCATTGATGACGATTTGCTCGATGAGCTGGAAACCCGTCTGCTGACCGCCGACGTCGGTGTCGAAGCCACCACGCAGATCATTCAGCGTCTGACCCAGAAGGTCGCACGCAAAGAGCTGGCCGACGCCGATGCGCTGTACAAATCGTTGCAGGCCGAGCTGGCCGCGATGCTCAAGCCGGTCGAACAGCCGCTGAAAATCACCTCGCAGAACAAACCGTTCGTGATTCTGGTGGTCGGCGTCAACGGCGCCGGCAAGACCACCACCATCGGCAAGCTGGCGAAGAAGCTGCAACTGGAAGGCAAGAAAGTCATGCTCGCCGCCGGCGACACCTTCCGCGCCGCTGCCGTTGAGCAGCTGCAGGTCTGGGGCGAGCGCAACAAGATCCCGGTGATTGCCCAGCACACTGGCGCCGACTCCGCGTCGGTGATCTTCGACGCCGTGCAGGCCGCCAAGGCCCGTGGCATCGACGTGCTGATCGCCGACACCGCCGGTCGTCTGCACACCAAAGACAACCTGATGGAAGAGCTGAAGAAAGTTCGCCGGGTGATCGGCAAGCTCGACGCCGACGCGCCGCACGAAGTGCTGCTGGTGCTCGACGCCGGCACCGGTCAGAACGCGATCAACCAGGCCAAGCAATTCAACCAGACCGTCGAACTGACCGGCCTGGCGCTGACCAAGCTCGACGGCACCGCCAAGGGTGGGGTGATTTTCGCCCTGGCCAAGCAGTTTGGTTTGCCGATCCGCTACATCGGTGTCGGTGAAGGCATCGACGACCTGCGTACCTTTGAAGCCGAACCCTTTGTCCAGGCACTGTTTGCCGAGCGGGAGCGTTCATGA
- a CDS encoding pitrilysin family protein, with protein MNALARRAAGLLLSTVCLPLSALAADPQPTHEFTLDNGLKVVVREDHRAPVVVSQVWYKVGSSYETPGQTGLSHALEHMMFKGSEKVGPGEASLILRDLGAEENAFTSDDFTAYYQVLARDRLGVAFELEADRMANLRLPADEFAKEIEVIKEERRLRTDDKPMSKAYERYKAMAYPASGYHTPTIGWMADLDRMKVEELRHWYQSWYVPNNATLVVVGDVTPDEVKTLAQRYFGPIAKRDVPPAKKPLELAEPGERQITLHVQTQLPSLMLGFNVPSIATAEDKRSVNALRLISALLDGGYSGRIPTQLERGEELVSGGSSSYDAYTRGDSLFTLSATPNTQKKKTMAQAEAGLWKLLEQLKTTAPSAEELARVRAQVIAGLVFERDSITSQATAIGQLETVGLSWKLMDTELADLESVTPQDIQNAAKLYFTRERLSVAHVLPLETTHE; from the coding sequence ATGAATGCTCTAGCCCGCCGCGCTGCAGGCCTGCTGCTCAGCACAGTCTGCCTGCCCCTTTCGGCCCTGGCGGCCGACCCGCAACCGACCCACGAATTCACCCTCGACAACGGCCTCAAGGTCGTCGTGCGCGAAGACCATCGCGCGCCGGTGGTGGTGTCGCAGGTCTGGTACAAGGTCGGTTCCAGCTACGAAACCCCGGGCCAGACCGGTCTGTCCCACGCGCTCGAGCACATGATGTTCAAGGGCAGCGAGAAAGTCGGCCCCGGTGAAGCCTCGTTGATCTTGCGCGACCTCGGCGCCGAAGAGAATGCGTTCACCAGCGACGACTTCACCGCTTATTACCAGGTGCTGGCCCGCGACCGTCTGGGCGTGGCCTTCGAACTGGAAGCCGACCGCATGGCCAATCTGCGCCTGCCGGCCGACGAATTCGCCAAGGAAATCGAAGTCATCAAGGAAGAGCGTCGCCTGCGCACCGACGACAAGCCGATGTCCAAGGCCTACGAGCGCTACAAGGCGATGGCTTACCCGGCCAGCGGCTACCACACGCCGACCATCGGCTGGATGGCGGACCTGGACCGGATGAAGGTCGAAGAGCTGCGCCACTGGTATCAGTCCTGGTATGTGCCGAATAACGCCACGCTGGTGGTGGTCGGCGACGTCACCCCGGACGAAGTGAAGACCCTCGCCCAGCGCTACTTCGGGCCGATTGCCAAGCGCGACGTGCCACCGGCGAAGAAACCGCTGGAACTGGCCGAGCCGGGTGAGCGCCAGATCACCCTGCATGTGCAAACCCAATTGCCCAGCCTGATGCTCGGCTTCAACGTGCCCAGCATCGCCACTGCTGAAGACAAGCGCTCGGTCAACGCCCTGCGCCTGATCTCGGCGCTGCTCGACGGCGGTTACAGCGGGCGCATCCCGACGCAACTGGAACGCGGCGAAGAGCTGGTTTCCGGCGGTTCGTCGAGTTACGACGCCTACACCCGTGGCGACAGCCTGTTCACCCTGTCGGCGACACCGAACACGCAGAAGAAAAAGACCATGGCGCAAGCTGAAGCCGGTCTGTGGAAATTGCTGGAACAGCTGAAAACCACCGCACCGTCCGCCGAAGAACTGGCGCGCGTGCGGGCACAAGTGATCGCCGGCCTGGTGTTCGAACGTGATTCGATCACCAGCCAGGCCACCGCCATCGGCCAACTGGAAACGGTCGGGCTGTCGTGGAAGTTGATGGACACCGAACTCGCCGATCTGGAAAGCGTGACCCCGCAAGACATCCAGAACGCCGCCAAGCTGTATTTCACCCGCGAACGTCTCAGCGTCGCCCATGTCCTGCCACTGGAGACGACTCATGAGTGA